The window AGAGTGTCTTCACGTTGTTCTCATTCAAAGAAGGGAATAAATCTTCTAACAAATAGAAGTCCAAAGCACCAAAATACCGTTATGACAGGGCAAACAATGACAAAAAGGAGTGGCCGGTTCCTCTACAAGTCCATACAGAATAATCCTATTCTACAAGTGCtacacatggggcccattggcaGTGTTTATGGCATCGAAACTGTCCAGTAGGAACGCCCACCAAGAAGATTGGGTGTACAAAAAATTAggccgatccaaccatcatgtgatgAATTTTGAGGATTTTGGATGGCTGTccattgctttctgtggtgtggcccgcccacctaatgattgtatGGGTGGGGCTCACTCAAGTAATGCACACATTGGATGGAATGTACACAacacgttgggccccaccaatgttgtcaaaattgttatcgtATCGCAAATCATAATGGAGGTTGAATAGTTTCGAATCGCAAATCataggatttttttaattattttctcaaaatattaaaaaaatataaataaatcagaaatttttttaaaaactcacCAATCATCCTTtttccatcaatatgcaccaagaaaTACCATTTTGTGATAGttttaaaggattcttatctttccttaaaaaaaaaaaatcttttaagaaatttcccttaaaaaatatacaaggatcctttaataatttatgttattGCTACCTTTATTGAATGTAGAATCACGCCAGACAAGCGGCATTTGATTCTGTAGAACAAAGAAAAAaacattttgatttctaaccatcattccacaatacataaaagtcaacatgatcgtaaccattcataaaaacattccagataagtcatgcatcaatttggtgtttctactaattaagaagtaagaaatcatttaaaaaaaaagctcCATGATTTAACTTGAAGAGAAtacatatcatttaatctcttataaggatcaaaatgaaataatttacattttctaaatgattcttaaagtcTCTACcaaattaaaaacataaaatgaaagtcaagtgaagcttaaaatagtaGAGAACAaatataatttgaatcataaatcgtaggattcaaatcatagaatcgtaagattcatataaaaagggattcaagggtgagattcaaatcgttttacttaagatttgactcaaattgtaaattgtaaatcttaggattttgacaacactgggcCCCAACATAGAAACAATGGGCAGCCATCCAAAAACTTCCAAAATCACatggtggcccatatgatggttggatcggcTTTATTTCTAGGGCATCCAACTTTTATGTACCGGGAATCGGCTTTAAACACTTTAGATTCaaagcacccctccataaatctagctttgtgcttACACCCTCGCCTTGCCAATCAAAACAATGTGATTTGCAAACAATACGCACTATGAGATCTCTTTCTGCAAATACTTCATTAACATGTCCATAGCCAGTGTGAAAATGTATAGGTTCAATGCCAACTCCTAGTGCAAATGCAAAATAATTGGGAACTTCTCTCttcactagtggtcctcacatttttTACGCtctctcatacatatccttaatcatgtcaatacaTCCTCCTGAAGCTCCTTTCTTTCCAAACACCCACTAGATTAATTCTTTGGGGAGCTATCATATGCTGTCTTTAAGTCAagaaagaccatgtggagatcctttctcctcttcctgtatttctccatcaattatcTAAGTAGCAAAATAACTTCAGTGGTAGACCTCTCAAGTCCCAGGCATGAAAACCAaaactgattttctgatacatttgtctcatgccttagtcACTGCTCAATCACTCTCTCCCAAAGTTTTGTAGCATGGCTCACAAGTTTAATCCCACAAAGTGCAACTCTACGTCTCCTTTATTTTTATAATAGGTACCACggtacttttcctcatctgtttgtCTTGTTGTTGCCAAAATATGATCATAAAATGACTTAATGGAGAACCTCCCTTTCTTTTACCATTTCCAAATCCTCTACCCAACACTTCTTGAGAAATCTTGATCTGGCCTCAAGGAGTGACAGAAGGCAAGGTTTTATAATTTGGAGTCGCTTGGACCCCATCCAGTTCAAACCATGAGTCAGAATTGAAATAGGGATGAATTGGCTTAACTTGCCTGAGTCACCCCCAACTCAGTCGAGTCGCGACTTGACCCAGGGCTGGATGAGTTGTTCGTCTTGAAACCATGTCAGAAGTCTACTCAGTTTCTCCTTTTCCTCCCTTACACTTCTTCTGAAATTAGGAGTAAatgatctgatttttttttaattagtgtGAAGATAAGAGGGTCAAGATGGTTGCTTGCTCTCAAATCACTATGCTTGCATGAATGTTGTCATTATTGTTTGTCACTGGGTCATTCTAGTATTGTTGTCATTATTGTTTGTCACTGGGTCATTCTAGTATTCTGAGAATTGGTTTGCCTTTAGGGGTTTGGTAAGCTTGTGCAAGGTCCTCCACTCACACCACCCAGCCAGCCATGCGTGCATCAGGGAGAACCACTGTGTAGAtggtctggcccaaaaatcagggtgTTTGTATCAAGAGACTTGTTTCCCTCACCCACACCTCTTTCCAGACCAAGTGTTTGGGTCAGCCAAGCTGCGCAACAGGCAGCCCCACCATGTTGATGGCCGGCCAGGAGTAAATGTCAAGCTGGTTCACTGATCAGGCAGGCCACATATGCAAGTTGAATGCGGACCACTGGCGATTTCCTCTCCTAAATTGTCCATTGTTTCCTTACATGTATGACCCTCCTGATGAGTAGAGCGTTCTGAATTTTGTGCAAGGCCATTTGCATGGTGGGCCTACCCAATGCATGTCCTGGATGCATGGTTTAAAAAGTGGTTTTGGCTTGTTGTGCCATTCACACCCGTATATTGCCCTGTGTCGGGCTGTTTCAGGCCAATATTGGGCCCAATACATCCGTACCATTCATGGACAATACCAGTATGTATTGTCCGATACATACTGGTTTCAGATAAAACTTTTAAACCTTATTTGGATGACCCGCACGCATACCAGGTTGGCACATGTAGCTGCATGTAAAGGTGCATTGGTCTCAAAAAACActttttcttcatcatcatcatcatcatcatcatcaccaccaccgcGTTGCCCTACTGTTGGAGGTCTCTTTATGAATCCCACTTGACGTCAAGCTCCTTCACTCGGGCTTGAGATCTGCCGGCACCAGGTGCATGTCATAAAAAAAACGGAAACGTGCCCTTTTCTAACCATCTGATTAATTTTATACAAAAAAAGCATAAAAGTTACCTGATACAGTgatgaaaaaaaatctaattgGTTTGCCCCTAGAGGCCCTCCCAAGTCCTGCCCAATCCCACCATCTGACGATCTTGACCATTCATCTATATGGTCCCACTGCTGATGGGTACATGGAGAAAATCTTACTCATTAGATATGTAAAgcacataattttttttaaaaacctttcaattaaaaataataatttgtgaGGATCTCTTATCAATGGGATTTTTGCCATATGGATCATATATGGTGGCGGTGGGATGCCATaagtgaatggtgtggatcatcatgTTGGCAGAAAGGGAAAGCATTGCTAGCACAGTTCTACATATATTATCAAATTGAAAACTCTGGCTACTGTCATTTTGCGACCACTCATTGACTCTTTGGAATACAAATTTCTTTATTGATTGATTGGTGGATGAATGTATTTTACCTGattattcttctcttttttttggaCCCACGCAGGCCACAATGGCACCATAGATGGGCAAGGTCAATCATGGTGGAAAAAGTACCGGCGGAAACTTCTTAACTACACAAGGGGCCCACTCGTGCAGATAATGTGGTCAAGAGACATCGTATTCTCAAACATAACACTGCGCAATTCTCCTTTCTGGACACTCCATCCCTATGACTGCAAGAATGTGACGATCTCAAATGTTACCATCTTGTCCCCTATATATGGAGCTCCAAACACAGACGGAATAGATCCTGGTAAACATGCATTTCTTGACTGCCATACacgcatacatacacacatacatgcatgcatgcgatTCAGTGATTGACTAATCAGTTTTTGAGTCCAGCTGGATTGAGTTCTGTTCTCCAGGCAGGCTTGACTGTATATGAGAGTTTGACCCAAAAAATCATTTTGTTTCATCAGGCTGACAACACGTATGCTGAAAGAGTGGACAATTGTTATGAAGATTGACCAATGATCCAAATACACACATGCAATCATCTGTACATGTGTTTCACCCACCGGATGAACGATATTATTTTGGATCAGGACCAAGGTATTCAGTAACAGTAACAGTAACAGCCTTCTGTATTACTGTTACGATACGGCTGTAACTGccccattttttttttgaaggaaaaaagtgTATCGACATTGTATTGGTCCAATATGGGTGATACGGgcgcataacggccgttacaggtctgttatgggcctttttttttttttccagatcggGCGTTATAACCCTGTATCGTGTAACGGGTCCCACTGTTACCATCATGTAACAGCTGTTTAGTAACTATTTTTGAATATCTTGATCAGAACACATACAAGGTGGGGCCATCCCTCTTCCATATACCCCCAGAACATGGTCATTGGGGGTTAGGTGGGAAGAGATCGAATTATCATTGAATAGCACAGGTCTCAAATACATAGTCCATGCGGCACATGTGCCTGCAAGTAAGATTCTTTTGATGGAATAATGAGATACTGGTTATGCGGACGAAAGAGCTATTAATTCCATCAAGCGCATTATTCCATGGAAACCTTGCTCAGCAAGGAATGCTCTTGATGGGAGTCATGAATGACAAGGAATGCTCTTGATGAGAGTCATGAAAGGCATCGATGTTGCACATTTTTATTAGCTTCTTTGTTAATCAAAGTAGGTAAACAGGTTGAACATGCGAACGTGTCATCATCTAGCAAATGCCCCTCTAATCTTTGTTGGCCTTCTCATCAATGTGTCCTGTCCTAATTTTTTACCACCAAAAATCCCATTTCAACTCTCCCGCccatttatttattgttattgtTCGATTGAGCATTGGTTGAGCCCAACAAACATTACATGTGGGCTCTAACTTCTGGTGATCCATATCTTTCATATGAGTGATATGACTGGTGTTGGATGTGAGGTACCCCAAAGATCTTTGCAGCTGAACAATCTTACCTACCCGAATGGGTCCCCATTAGATGCAATCCATCAATTGTAAGTGACCATTTTCATCCGATGGCTAGGATCATATGATAGGGGAGATACTATGGCATCGGACATCTGATGATGGGCTCACTGTATCGATGGCTTAGATTACAGAGAAGTGGGCCCTGCCTATAGTGTTGCTGGGCAAGCAAAAAATAAAAGGGGGAAACATTGTTTGTAATACGAGGAGAGGAgctattgttttcttttcttctttattttgctGCATGCTATAAAAGGGTCAGCTCTGGTGGTACTGGTTCCACTGTAAGCTACAGTAGTACAAggcagaagtggggcccatgtgatgtattcaagacatCTGACCTGCCTATCAGATGCATAGACTTGCTTTGCTCCAAGGGTCCAAACATCAGTCCATATGGAAGCTCAAGCGAGCCACACCATGTGGGAAAAATTGAGAGGGGGCCTGCACCCTTGATTTGCTTGGGGGACCACTGTGTTGTCTATACAGAATCCAGGCCGTTCAATCCTTTCATCTGCCATAGATCAACAGTCATGACAAAAATCAAGCTGTTCTgcaaataaggtgggccccagttagaatcaagggtggacgtccccCCTCACCTTGTTCTCTATATTTTGGCCCACTGGAATTTCGGATcgatctgatttttgggtcctGGGAGTAACCTGGGGAGACGCATCCGATGGGCAGGTTGGATGTGATACATACACCATGTGTGCCCTACATCTTCCTAGTACCACTAGAGCACGCCTCTTTAAAATATTCCTTTCAAAGCAGTAACAATTTCCGACATTTGAGATTTAGAGCACTGCTGCCGGTCTTGCAGATTCATGCGAGGATATGGTGATAGAGAACTGTTACATAAGCACGGGGGATGATTGCATTGCGATAAAGAGTGGTTGGGATCAATATGGGATTGCTTATGGCCGGCCATCTTCCAACATTCTTATCCGCAATCTTGTTGTTCAATCTATGGTCAGGTGAGTGTTCTTCTGCATCATTCCCAAATCATTTATATGCATGTATGCAACAAATACTGAAACCATGTGTAGATGATCATGCATGAAGAGGGGATCATGGAGTGGAGACGTACAAAACATACATCCTCAAATACATACATTGTACATGCATATGTATGCATGAGCGCATGTAACTGTCTCGAACCCAGCTcttccctgtggtgtgggccacccggGTTTTGGACCAGTTGATTTCTTGCCCCATGGCATAACATCtaagggtgcacatgatggacagggtggatctgatgcataAATCACAGTGCACCCCACAGACGTCGACACTACCACAACTTTGGATAATGTGGACACTTCGATTCTTTCTACACATGCACGCATATATGAGTTTGCACACGAAACTAGTTGGATGATATTGTTGTTGTCCAATGAGCTTGATTGCCTACATGTTGTGTGTGTATAAAATCCAACCTGTCTAAAAGGTTGGCCCCCCATGAAAATCCCCTAAGCACAGACATCaggccaatccattcatcagttgAGCCACGCCTGTACTTTGGACCAGATGGGTGGTTGGACATTGTTTGTTATGCTGTGGCCCACTACCTAATGAGCTGATTGACCTGATTTGTAATGTAGCTGCTTTGTAGTAGGTTCAAccttttgaatgggttggatgttgtacAGACTTCACAAATTGACATCTAGGCGCAGATTGTATGGTAACACTATCATTCAACTAGTTGTTTGAGGCCAACTAGTTATGATGAGGAACGTTCACCTATGAGCCATTGCATACAGAACTTCGGATGCAACTGAACTCATGTGCCTACATGGAAAAATTGGTGGGATATTTGAGAGTTGTATATGGTGAGGTTCACCATGAAGCTTGCCTGATGGTCCACTTATTTGGATGGTCGGATTGAGTATAAatgtgtggcccgcctgatgagAATACCAGCCCAATTTTGCATCTAGGTGATCTTCACGGTGGCACAAACCTTATGCACGGTTCACTTCTTACACGTGGCAGGTTGGCACGTGAGTTTGGTCACATGTAAGGTATTTTGTAACGATAACGGTGGCTATAAcaaccaccactgttacctttactaATGGCTGTTACAGTCTCCTTttgtttattgaaaaaaaaaaacaaaactctgTATTGGCCTCGTAATTGACAGTTACTGGGCCGTTACGGCCTTTACGAGGGGCGTAATAGGCCATTGGGTAATTTtttccgtaacggccattacgacctCGTAATGTACAATGGTTGCCACCATTACGTttatgtaatggccattacagcacACCATGTTCACATACAATGAATGTACATGGTCATTACTCAAAATATCACCACATATAAGTTTACAATGATTTTTGTGTTTCATTTTCGTGCACCGTATGCAAGACACTTCTGTATGAGGTTTGAGCCTTGCATTATTGGATTTGAGATCCTAGTCCATCAACAACAAAGTCATGGGGAATCATATGATCCTTGTGCCAAGGCTATATGGACACGTGCAGTTTTCAGTTTGAATGAATGTGGCCTACATGGTTAGGTTATCCAGACCATTGTTCTGCCAGGCAACCATGGATGAGCCATAACCCAAAAtatctcctagattggaagatcagTGTCTCCAATCTTGGGCCTCTCAGTAGAATGTAGCATCACGGCTCGGGCCAACTCGTCCAGTCTTGAGTCAAGTCACGACTCACCCAAATCGGGGGCTGGATTGGGTCTGAGTCATTGTCAACTTGGACTTGTCCAAGTCTTCAATCCATGGTTGAATGCGAACCTGTTTTCATGTCTCTTCTTCACCCTTGAGTTGAAAGCCACAAATGGAAAGGCAAGacacagatttttatttttattttttttccgtcCATAGTGCGGTCCCTAGAGAACAACGGCCTGGATCACTGAACAACAGCCTCACTATTACAAACTGAAAACTTAGACCGCATGTAAACACAGATCTAAGTGTGTCTAAATACAATTATTAAGTGTGTCAAGTTATCTTAGTGAAATGCACTTAGAGGCACTTAGACAAACTTAAACGCACCTAGTATTGGATCCGGACCTCTTGTACAACTGGGGAACACATTTCAGTGATCCTTGTAGCCTCATCTggcgggcccaccatggatggtgaTGCTGGCCGTTGGACAATCCTAGCTGTCCGATGGTTGGCCTTCAAATGGAATGGTGAGAAAAATATAGCCAAAACCAAGAAGTCGACCAGTCGGATATCTGAGATTGTTGGACTGAGCTTTTTATTGGATGGGGGCTACCACATGAATCTTGATCACTGAAAGGTAGGCCTCCCTCCGCAAAATGACGGCCTGAACAACTGTTCTACTAAATTCAGGCCAAGCATTGTATAATCTCTCATGACATGCATTTTTCATTGCAGTGCCGGAGTTTCAATAGGCAGTGAGATGTCTGGTGGCATCTCAAACGTAATGGTGGAGAACCTCCATGTGTGGGGCTCAAGGCGGGCTGTCCGGATCAAGACCAGCCCTGGACGTGGGGGCTATGTCCGCAACATCACTTACCGGAACGTGACCTTTGATGGCCTCCGTGTGGGGATTGTCATCAAGACTGACTACAATGAACACCCGGATGATGGATATGATCCAAAGGCAGTCCCTATCATCGAGGACATAACCTTCAATGGCATCCATGGCCAGGATGTCCGCGTCCCAGTCCGGATCCAAGGCAGCGAAGAGATCCCCATCAGGAATGTCACCTTCCGTGACATGTCGGTGGGGATCTCGTACAAGAAGAAGCACATATTCCAGTGCTCCTACGTCCAGGGCCGCGTGATCGGGAGCATCTTCCCTGCACCGTGCGAGAACCTCGACCGCTATGATGAGCAAGAACGGCTGGTGAAACGTGCAGTTTCCCCAAACATCACAGACATAGATTATGATTTTTGAGACCTGGAAAGATTGGATGCATACATGCAGAAATGCCCCGGCGATTTGTAGTGCACACCTTCTGCAGTTCAAAGATGTGGGTCAGAATCCCGAGGTGCATTCCGAATGTGATTTCAAAGTCACCCTCTTTGAAATGCCCGGGGATTCCCGCCCAGCCATTGTTTTGCGGCAGGCAATGTGAGGGCCGACGCCTGGTGTACACTGCGGTGTGCCCTTGTGTTAAAAATGGCTGTTTTAAAATGGTCTCTTGAGGCTCATTTCTACGGTGATTGCTCCGCCATGCGTTTGTAGATGGACGATATGCAGGGCATTGCATTTGCACcctcatttttttgtcatttGTGTATAGGGCGTTTGCACGATTGATTGATTATATTTCTTAGAATAACATAAAATAcaggcgttttttttttttaatttcgtttttttgtttttttgtaccCGAGGAAATGTAGGTTTGCTTGTGGACGGTCTCAAATGGCCGGGCTGGGTCGCATGTCCAAGCAGTGCAATGGGTGGAAGACCATATTAGTGGGGTCCAGACCATAAGCCAAGGAATTGGTGGGCCCCCCATTGCAACCTTTGTCTGCTGCAGTTCTTGGGTCAAAAACCAAAGTCCTTGGTCCGTGCCATGGGTCTCAACGTCCATGCCGATCAAGCAAGGCCTGAAGTTGGTTGGAAAGGCTGAGTCCACTGTCCCCCACCCTCTCAATACTCAAATGCTTGTATCCAGTCAATCGAGCCAGGGTTGAACCCAATCCGACCTGTTAATATAGGTTATCAATCAGTTGGGCTAAATGACCCGATAAAgcccaaaacaaaataaagaaatgtgtgtgtgtgtgtattgattggAATGGGCTGTGCATATGGAGGTGAGTCAGGTGTGTTAGTCGGATTGGGTTAACGCTTGCAATTAAGTAAACTAATGAATAAAATCAAACATCTAACtattaaataatatcatcaaaataatacTTACAACAATCGGAATAACATTAGAGAAAACAATTACCACTCTTAaataaataagattttttttttttttttttgtaaagtaaAAGCTCGAACGGTTAGAGCATGACGAttaatccccttatctcatagtTAGGCCcaacatctcatgggttaagacttCGGTTAAACCTCCCATCGTGgactccaaatcacatgggtaccacatCACATGAGCCAATTGCCTCTCATGAGTGGGGCTTGCCTTATACTAGCCACCCGCTTCACATGGGCCACGCACCCCGAGTGTGTTcctacatcccataggccaccccactcgagctcggtgtgaaaatgcccctgcattagtaaCGCGCCAACTCTTTTATGGCCAAGATGTAAAGATAGAACAATATGTGTCTTTCTTTAGGGGAATTAGTATAGGGGGTTTCATGAGATGCTCTTTCAACTGTTCAAAGGTGGCGTGAGGCACTAGTTTCCAGACAAACTCTTGGCCAGCCTTCAGCTAGATTAGCGGCGAGAAGGGACTGATCTTCTTTATAGAGTTTGAGATGTATAAGCACAAGAAATTTACCTGGCTGATGAACCTCTGCAATTACTTCTTGT of the Magnolia sinica isolate HGM2019 chromosome 7, MsV1, whole genome shotgun sequence genome contains:
- the LOC131251752 gene encoding probable polygalacturonase; its protein translation is MSGTFSPGGFNAHRLDFKRWIPVVVSSHKTLISILWIVGFASVFIWQRNIVDGLLTFQWAPVKACPNIRPVAFNLTDFGGVGDGVTLNTKAFERAVAAISKLGRRGGGQLNVLAGVWLTAPFNLTSHMTLFLAEDAVILGIEDESHWKLMPPLPSYGYGREHPGPRYGSLIHGQHLRDVIITGHNGTIDGQGQSWWKKYRRKLLNYTRGPLVQIMWSRDIVFSNITLRNSPFWTLHPYDCKNVTISNVTILSPIYGAPNTDGIDPDSCEDMVIENCYISTGDDCIAIKSGWDQYGIAYGRPSSNILIRNLVVQSMVSAGVSIGSEMSGGISNVMVENLHVWGSRRAVRIKTSPGRGGYVRNITYRNVTFDGLRVGIVIKTDYNEHPDDGYDPKAVPIIEDITFNGIHGQDVRVPVRIQGSEEIPIRNVTFRDMSVGISYKKKHIFQCSYVQGRVIGSIFPAPCENLDRYDEQERLVKRAVSPNITDIDYDF